One Nicotiana tomentosiformis chromosome 4, ASM39032v3, whole genome shotgun sequence genomic window carries:
- the LOC138909652 gene encoding uncharacterized mitochondrial protein AtMg00860-like, which translates to MVEDFLEVFMNDFSVVGDSFEECLDNLDKVLASCEETNFVLNWEKCYFMVKEGIVLDHMISKNGIQVDKVKIEVISKLPPPTSTKGVRSFLGHAGFYRRFIKDFSKVVNPLYKLLEKDSKFHFNEDCMKAF; encoded by the coding sequence atggtggaggactttctcGAGGTTTTCATGAATGATTTCTCTGTCGTGGGGGATTCTTTTGAAGAGTGCTTggataacttggataaggtattggcaagttgtgaagaaactaactttgtgttgaattgggagaagtgttACTTTATGGTCAAAGAGGGCATTGTCCTCGATCACATgatttccaagaatggtattCAGGTTGATAAAgtaaaaattgaagtgatatccaaactccctccccctacttCCACAAAGGGAGTGAgaagctttctaggtcatgcggggttctaccgccgattcatcaaggacttttctaaggtggtaaaccccttgtaCAAACTATTGGAGAAAGATTCtaagttccatttcaatgaagattgtatgaaagcattttaa